Genomic segment of Ammospiza nelsoni isolate bAmmNel1 chromosome 2, bAmmNel1.pri, whole genome shotgun sequence:
AGGAGACTCTCTACCCCTTCATGAGAACCACTGATGAACAGAACACTGTAACCTCTTGGAAATCTGTATTGGCAGCACAGCTTCTGAGCATACATTGTAATTTTAGAATGTTTTTGGCAAAGATAAACTGTATTGTGTGGATCAAGGGCTGGAAGGCAGGTGGATCCTGCCCCAGACACCACTCTGCATGTAGGAGTTGGGGATGCACTGAACATTTTACCAGATCAAGCACGGGCTTGTGCTCTGCTGTTCCTATTCCTTGGCCACAGAACAACCACAGACAAGGTGCTGGAAGAGAGGAGCATGTGGACAGCTGCCACACAGTGCTGGCTACTGCCACACCTGCCAGGCCTTGCCTTCATGCACAGGTGCAGCAAGAACTTCCCACACAAACACTCCTTCTGTTGTTTGACAGTGAGAAGTGTGAGCCGGGTTGACAGGAGTTAAGTTAGAGAAAGACAATGGAGTGCAGATTGAAGACAGAAAGAAGAAGctagggaaaggaaggaaagggagacaAAGAGCAGAAGAAGTGCTGACAGAAGCAAGTGTAGTGCAAATAAGACTTAAATGCTGAGGGAGGCTTGGAGTGACAAGGAGAAAATTATGGAGAAATAAACTGTCATCATctgagaaaaggaggaaggcaaggccaggaagcagagcagcaaatGAGAAGTGATCACCCTGCCTCGTGCAGCAGCCACAAGTGGAAAGCAGGTCCTGTTTGTTCAGGGACAAGTTtgtgctcagctccctcagcagtCTCACCACTGTGATCACTCTCAGCACAGTAGTATGTGCCAGAGTCATTGAGAAAGGCATGTTCTGTTGAGAGGGTGATACTGTCTCCTTTTATCTTGGTGCTCTTGAAATGGCTCTCAAAACCCTTCTCCATTGCTGCATTACCACCCTGTACTGCAGATGCCAGTAGAGTCAGACTGGAATTCTTCTCTGAAGGCAGCATGAACCAGTATATAGCTGTGCTGGAGGATTTCTTGTTGGAACATTCCAGATTCACGGACTGGCCTTCTTTGATCACCATGTCTGGAGACTGTTCCAGGGCTaacactggaaaagaaaagtaggagcagtgaggaagaggaaaaaatgaaataagaacTCAAGTAGGCACTGTGAGTTGGTAGGAAAAGGGTGAGAAGGGATTGGGCAGCCAAGGGAGCAGTTCCATGCATGGGACAGCTCTTCAGATCTGCAGGTGAATTTCCATTCTCTCCTCAATAGGCAAGGTGCATTCCTGGGCTGTTTGTGTCCAAAACCAGGAACCATCTGATGTCTGCACAAAGAATGACAAATAGATGGCCATTGCAGAAGATTCAGGCATTCCCAGTGCCCCCACATTCCCTGCTGATCCTCCATGCAGAAAGCTCTGCAGGATGCAGCAGTGCCACGAAGTGGCTCCAcagctgggagggcagcagcGAGATGAGTGgaggtgctcagggctgggttGAGTTCACTTACCCAGAGGGGCCAGCATGGCCACCAAGAAACAGCAGGGAACCATGGCGGGAGAGCCCCTGCCCTGTCAGCAAGCTGCCTCTTGGAGCTGCCCAAAGGTTTGTGCAGAGGGAGCAGTGAGTGAGGGTGAGACATCTCGGGGTGGGGCTGGCCAAGAAATGACAGGAGGCATTGGCTGGCTGGGAACCCTGGGCAATGACATAGAGCATCTGTGTCattgtcccctctgccctgaCAATTGGCCTCTACAAGGAGATTTGCTTTCTTGCAGGACTGAGCTTGTCCTCCAGTGGGGTGTGGAGGCTGCCCCGGGATTCAGGCAGTGAGAGCCCTGGGGTGTAGAAAGCAGCAGTGCAGTGCAATTGCATTCACTCATGCTCTGCCAGGGacacctctgtgctgctctgctcacaggCTGAGGACACCCAGgccactgcagcctctccaCTGCAGCATCAGGTGCTTCTGCTCTGAAGAAAATCCACATGTCCTCTGCTGCATGGGACAAAATCTGCATGGGATAACTGGGGAACCCAATGAGCACAGGGATAACATCTGGGATGATGGCAAAGGGTGaaagggacagagggaaggaGTGACAGGCCATTCTGACAAGGTCTGTTGGCAGCACATTTCCCtcatccttctcctccctgtACCTAGAGCTCTGCTGGTCAATAGGGAAGGAGAAACAAGTGGAAAATGTGAGAATCCCTGGTGAAACTTCTGTCTCGTAatgctgggaaggagaaggctCCCGAGGTGTCATCCAATTAAGTGTTTGATCGAAGGGGAAATTTGCATGGAAGTCTTAACGAAAATTGTATGCAAGTGCTAAGACAGGATCAACCAAGGGAGACTGTGGCACAGTGCTGTGTTGTCAATTCACTCTGAGAATAATGGTGTTAACAGAGTGTCAGCTGTAGTTAAGCACTGCTTACCCCAAATCCAGGACTTTCCAgtgtctcatgctctgccagagagcagctgcacaagcAGCTGGAAGGGAGCATTTCCAGGACAGCGGACCCAATCTGGCCTAAAGGACATTGCCTCCCATTCAGCCGGATGCTCTGAGTGGACAAGGAGGGGAGCtggccagctgctgcctgtccctcctGAGGATGGGCTGGGCACCAGGACACTGGGTGCTCAGTGACAATATTGTGTATCTCATGGATTTACTTgacttttatttctgtgtcttttcctTGTCATTTTCTCCTATTATTGCTGTGTTTGGATCTCAACCTCTCAGTTCTACCCTTTTTCCCATCCCACCAGGGCAAGGGGGTAGTGAGGGAGTGCCTGTAACACCCAGCAGCTGACTGGGCTTTAACCACAAGGACCTGAGCGGCAGAGAGCATCTCCATGTCCCCACTGCTGTGAcatgagctgcagctcccctgaCCAAGCCTGTGCTTCACACTCCAGCAAGGaattcccagcagctgttcttGATGCATTATGAGCATTTAGGTGAGGATTCCCCTGGGCCCTTGCCCTCTTTTTGAACTGGAGATAAAGAGGAATAAGCCAGTCAGGGCAGCCCTCGTGACTTTCAgcaagcagcaggagatggagtgGATGGACCAGACAAGATGCTCAAAAACACCAACAAGCCCTGCGGAAAATTCCACTTGGACTTCTTCCTCCTGGTCACCAGGGACATTCCATGGCTCACCTGGGCAgcctcctgctgtgggcagggacaattCTCAGACATCAGATTGTTCAGGTTACAGGGTATGAGTGTAACTTGGGCTGTGTGTCGATTCCCTGCAGGCCACTGAGGCCAAGGACCAGTGGGCTTTGCCTTTCCAGCTGGTGGAGAGGGAAAGTGCTGTGTGAACTATTCCACATCCTGCTTCCCTGGCCATGAATTGATGTATCAGATTGTAAGGAAGGAGagatggaggaggaagggaagaggaaatagGAGGGGATTATGTATGAGAGGACAGAGACGAAAAGTCAGGAGGACAGAGAGAATGACTCAAAAAGAGTGAAGTCTGAAACAATCTCAATGGGAGATAAAGGTGGTCAGACAGTGAGGACAAGAAAAACTGAGAGAGAGAAAGTGATTCAGAGATGGGAAAGTATAGAAGAGTAGCTGGAGACCAAGCTAAAGACAGATTGATGATCAAATAGATGgacagaaagacagacagacagttATATTGTGTTTTTATGAAGAGCTGGGGGGCAAGTGAAAAAGGAGTTTACTCAAACAGGGCTCAGTGTGTGCTGGTGGCAGATCCCTGCTTGCCTGGAAAggtttgtgctgtgctgcaccagCCTTTGACTCACTGTGGATCTTGTTCAGCACAGAAATATGTGCCTGTGTCATTGAGTAGAGCATGCTGTATCTTCACAGCTAAATGGTTGTTCCTAGTCCCGTTACTCTGGAAGCGATTTTGGAATTCCTTCTCAATATCTGCTTTGCTGCCTTCCACTGAATACACAACCAGCTGCATTCTGGCATCCTTCTCCATGGATGACTTGTACCAAGACATGTATAGGAAATTTTTTGCTGATGCAGAACATTCCAGAGTGATGGTGTCTCCCACCCGGACAACTGTATCTGGTGACTGCTGAAGGGCCCAGCCTGGAGAGACAGGAGATGAAAGGTTGGGAGTGAAATGCATTGAAGAGGATAAAAATATACATCCTTGAAGTATGCCATGGGATGGAATCACACCAGGAGGTCAGAAATCAATGGGCCAATGTAATTCCTCTCTAAAAAAAGATACACAGTATGGAAAGACCTCAAATCAATGCCCTTTTAATCCAACAGTGAATCTCTTTTGAGAAGTAATGTCTTGGGTACTCtgaagagaaataataaaacgGGGCAGGAAAATATAAATTGCAGCTTTGCAGGGTTTCCTCATTCTTTATGCGGTGAAAATATTCACCCGGTTCATTGCCCACCGCTGCCCTGGAATCCTTGGGAAGGGGCAGAGCCAGCaactgggagcagagctgaggatgcagcagcagctccagtgcagctgatcaggacacagggaatgccCACTTacccacagggagcagcatgGCCACAAGGAACCGGTGGAAATCCATGGAGAAAGGCCCCCTCCTTCCAGGCACCTgcccctggtgccagcacagatGCAGAGGTGTGCAAAGAGGAGAGGTGCAGAGCAAGAGATGCGTCTCTCTGTGGGTGGGCAGGGGAGGCAGCGGCAGTGTGAAATGTCACCAAGGCTCTTGGCTGCCCAGGAACGGTGGGCAATGACACCTGCAGGCAGTCATGAGCTGAttgtgctctgctcctctggcttCCTGCTGTGTGCGAGCGTGGCTGGGCAAGAGTAGGGGGGACTTCAGTAGGTGCCAGAGTTCAGAGCTACCACggagcaggatggggctgtggggcagcctgAGTGTGTGCGCAGGAATGCACAAAGTGGCAGAAATTGATGGGAAGACAAGGAGATCTCAGGAATGcatgtttgtgtgtctgtgtcctgCTGTTTGTCTCCTCCCTAGCCTCCCTCACACTCACAGATTGCCAGCCCTGCAAGCTGCAATGGGGAATCTCTGCTTCTCCCAGTCAGGCCTGATGTGTTGTCCAGGTATGGGAGAAGCTGCTgacctgcagagctggtgtCTGTTGGAGCCTGGCAGAGAAGAGTTCTGTAGCTGTTCTTCTCTAACTGCAAAGAGGGATCTCAAGGAGAGAACAGGCTGCCTTTGCTTCTGCACTGGGATTATCCTTTTGGAGACACTTCACTTTGGAGAGAATTCTGAGCAGAAGTTCCCCACAGGATGTGCTGATACACCCTGACCTtctctgtgccagagcagagcagataTAATCCTTGTCTCTTTATTGCAGCAGtctgcaaaagagcagcaggacacaaaTGGACAAAGCTGGAGAAAACCATGtcctctgctctctgtgtcCACCCAGCCTTGTTCCCCTGCCCAAGGCAGTGGGAAATCCCTGTAGGCAGGAAGGGACACTCGTAGTTTGTGTGCCCTGAGTttgggcacagagctctggcagcgCCTCTGCCCATCCGTGCTGGGCTGTGTGCACGGCAGGGTGAGGCTGGCCCATACAGGACATGGAGTGATGCCAGTGCCCAGTGCTCTGAAGGGCTTTGCAGTGAAGATGTTCCCCCGTGTCCTgtcagcagaggagagcagcaatgcctgcagctcctcccaaatcctctgctgcagctctgagtgtGTCCCATTGCATTCATTTCCCCAGGCTGCCTAGAGAAGATTCAGGGAAGACCCCAGATTCCTAAAAAGAAGTTGTAGAAAGAAGCAAAGAGATTGGGCTGCTTTGTAGGAACCCCAAATCTTGACACctgcatcagcagcagcagcagcagcactccagcagagaggaggctgtgCCTGATGTGTCCATGCCAAGGGTCTCCAGTTCCCTGGGGTGAGCAGAGGGCAGGGCGGTGCATGGGGAGCCTTGCAGAAgacacaggatttgaggagTCAGTGATGTTGAACAGGCATGGCTGCTGTGTGGGGCCCTGTGTTTAGGCTCTGGGAAGCTTGGATGTTAGCATAGGAATGTGCAGGGTGGGAAGCACCTGGAGTGCCCTGAGCAGGCCTGTGCTGTGCATGGGTCTGTGTCATGCAGGACAGAATCATGGGATGGGCCAGCCAAGAAGGGACCTCGGGGGTCACtgctccaacctccctgctccagcagagtcatcccagagcacagggcacacaaCTGTCTCCAGATGGTTCTGGGATATCTCCAGAGAGAGAGGCTCCACAACACCTTTGGGCAATCTGCTGCATTGCAGAGTCTTCAAATGTGCAGAGTTCTTATCGCAGATTCAGGTGGAACTACCAGTGCATAATTTTCTGCCCTTTGCCTCTTCTCCTTGTGCTTGGCATCACATTGAAGAATTTTGATCCACCTCTAGGAACCCTTCCAACAAATACTTGTAGACATTGATGAGGTGGCCACTTAGTTGTTTCTTCTCAAGGCAGAACATGCCCAGATCGCTCCGCCTTTGTTCTCCAAAGAGATGCTCCACACTACTAAACACCTTTCATCTCCTGTCCTGGACattctccaggagctccatgtctgtctTACACCAAAGAGCCCAGaacaggacacagcactgcagatgtTCCTCACTAGGGCTGAGTGGAGCCCGACCTTCTTCCCGCTGATGGCAATGCATCCCAGCAATGCTCTTCCTAATGCATCCCAGGACACCACTGGCTTCTTGGTCACCAGGTGAAATTGCTGACTCACAGAGACCTTCGTGTCCACCTAGAACGCTACGTCCTTTTCTGAAGAGCTGTTCACCATCAGatcagcccccagcctgtgcgGGTTAATAAGGTATTTTCCACACACATAAAATCctgcatttgcttttcctgaatTCCAGAACATCcccctctgcccatccctccAAGCTGTCAAGGCCCATCTGAAGGGCTGCAGGCTTTCTCAGCTATCAAAAACTCCACCTAAATTGGTGTTATCAGGGAACTTGATAAGGACACTCTCTACCCTTCATCTGAGTCACTGGTCTAGAGAACACTTTATCCTGTGGGAAATTTCTGTTATCTGCTCAGCTTGCTAATGTAACCTGTAATATTTATCCTACATTTGCTGAAGATAAACTGTATGTGGATCAAGGGTGGGAAGGCAGGTGGATCCTGCCCCAGACACCACTCTGCATGTAGGAGTTGGGGATGCACTGAACATTTTACCAGATCAAGCACGGGCTtttgctctgctgtccctgttcctTGGCCACAGAACAACCACAGACAAGGCGTTGGAACAGAGGAGCATGTGGGCAGCTGCCACACGGTGCTGGCTACTGCCACACCTGCCAGGCCTTGCCTTCATGCACAGGTGCAGCAAGAACTTCCCACACAAACACTCCTTCTGTTGTTTGACAGTGAGAAGTATGAGCCGGGTTGACACGAGTTGAGTAACAGGAAGACAATGGAGTGCAGATTGAAGACAGAAAGAAGAAGctaggaaagggaagggaagggagacagagagaagaagaagTGCTGACAGAAGCAAGTGTAGCGCAAATAAGAGTTAAATGCTGAGGAGGGCTGGAGTAGCAAGGAGAGAAGGCTGGAGAAATAAACTGTCAGCAtctgagaagaggaagaaggcaaggccaggaagcagagcagcaaatGAGAAGTGATCACCCTGCCTCGTGCAGCAGCCACAAGTGGAAAGCAGGTCCTGTTTGTTCAGGGACAAGTTtgtgctcagctccctcagcagtCTCACCACTGTGATCACTCTCAGCACAGTAGTATGTGCCAGAGTCATTGAGAAAGGCATGTTCTATTGAGAGGGTGATACTGTCTCCTTTTATCTTGCTGCTCTTGAAATGGCTCTCAAAACCCTTCTCCACCACTGCGTTGGCACCTTCATATGCATAAACCAACTGGGTCAGACTGGAATTCTTCTCTGAAGGCAGCATGAACCAGTACATAGCTGTGTTGGTGGATTTCTTCTCAGAGCATTCCAGATTCACGGATTCTCCTTCTTTGATCACCATGTCTGGAGACTGTTCAAGGGCTaacactggaaaagaaaagtagGAGCAGTGcggaagaggaaaaaatgaaataagaacTCAAGTAGGTACTGTGAGTTTGTAGGGAAAGAGTGAGAAGGGATTGGGCAGCCAAGGGAACAGTTCCATGCATGGGACAGCTCTTCAAATCAGCAGGGGAATTTCCCATCTCTCCTCAATAGGCAAGGTGCATTCCTGGCCTGTTTGTCTCCAAAATCAGGAACCATCTGATGGCTGCACAAAGAATGACAAATAGATGGCCATTGCAGAAGATTCAGGCATTCCCAGTGCCCCCACATTCCCTGCTGATCCTCCATGCAGAAAGCTCTGCAggatgcagcagtgccaggaagtggctgcacagctgggagggcagcagcGGGATGAGTGGAGGTGCTCATGGCTGGGTTGAGTTCACTTACCCAGAGGGGCCAGCATGGCCACCAAGAAACAGCAGGGAACCATGGCGGGAGAGCCCCTGCCCTGTCAGCAAGCTGCCTCTTGGAGCTGCCCAAAGGTTTGTGCAGAGGGAGCAGTGAGTGAGGGTGAGACATCTCGGGGTGGGGCTGGCCAAGAAATGACAGGAGGCATTGGCTGGCTGGGAACCCTGGGCAATGACACAAACTGTGTGTCAGCACAAACTCTGTTTCTGCAGCATAGCAGGAACCCTGCAGACATGTAGCAGGACGAAGGGGCAGACTGTGCGTGCTGGATGTGGAGGGAAGGATGGGGATCTCAACCTGTCAGTTCTACCCTTTTTCCCATCCCACCAGGGCAAGGGGGTAGTGAGGGAGTGCCTGTAACACCCAGCAGCTGACTGGGCTTTAACCACAAGACCCTGAGCACAAGACAGCATCTCCATGTCCCCACTTCTATGGcatgagctgcagctcccctaCTCACCCTGTGCTTCACACTCCAGCAAGGAATTCCCAGCTTCTGTCCTTGACACATTATGAAAATTTAGGTGAGGATCAGATTCCTCTGAGACCCTGCACTGTCGTTTGCAGTGGGGGTAATGAAGTGTAGGCGATTCAGGGCATCCCTTTTGTCTAGAAGCAAGCAGCATCCTCTACAGTGGACTGGAGAGCTACACAAGGGACAGGCAGAAGCCTGAAATGGTCTTTTCAAAGTGAGAAATGTTGTGTAACTGTCATAAATGAAAGGTTTCAGAAACAACTGAAAATGACTGACTGAAAGTCTTTTCAAAGCAAGTCTGTAAAGTTTTCCAACATGCTTCCAGTTCTACAGgcactgaaaatattaaatacttcCTTCTGTGTGGCATACTCTATCTGCTCTGtattcttcccctgtactcggcactggtgaggcctcacctggagtattgcgtcctgttctgggcccctcactttaggagggacgttgatTGCTTGAGCatgtccaaaggagagcaatgAGGCTGGTggggggcttggagcacaagctgtatgaagaacgactgagggagctggggttgttcagcccagagaaaaggagactcaggggtgactttatcactctcttcagcttcctgaagggtggctgtgatgagctgggggttggtctctttttCCAGGCAAAagcagacagaacaagaggacacagtctcaagctgcaccaagggagatacaggctagaattaaggaggaagtttttcacagaaagagtggtcaaatactggaatcatctacctAGGggggtggtggagtcatcatccctcgaTGTGTTTAAGggaagactggatgtggcacttggtgccatgatctagttgaagtGTTAGAACATGGATaggactcgatgatcttaaaggtctcttccaacctaaaaattctgtgattctgtaattctgtatCACAGGCTATGGAAGTTCCCAGATAAACCATGCACAAAGTAGGGGTGCCTGaaagtttttattaatttctcatAATTTTTGCTTGTCCAGAcacaaaagaacagaaatgaTGAGGAGAAAATACAGGTCACGCCAAACAAGCATCTCAGTTGGAGGCAATGGTGGACTGGATCCAGGAGACGTAGTTGCAAACCTTGGTGTAAACTCCGGGAAGGCCACGCTGGGCACATCCATAACCCCAGGAGACAATGCCCTGGAGCTGTCCATTGCAGACCACTGGACCGCCGGAATCTCCCTGTGCACACAAAGGGTATGGACATTCAGCAAATGGCATCAGCCTGAGCAATGAGCCAGAGATCTGAGAGATTCACACTCTCCACCTGATGCTACCATGCCTGACTTGAGCTTCAAGGGCACCACAGCTAAGGATGAGTCAGCTGCCTGCTTTTGCTGTATGTGGTACTTGGCAAACCTTCAGGATATGTGTGCCTGAAGCCTCTGCTGTCATTGAAAAACTCAGATTTACCAGTGCAGTGAGTATAGCTGACTCTGTAATGTGGAGGCCTCTTCAGCTAGGAAGAGGTGGGTGAGAAATGACTGGGTGAGGAGAGGCAGATGAGTTACCTGGCAGGAGTCTTTTCCTCCCTCCAGGTATCCGACACACATCATGTTCTTGGTAATTTGCCCAGGGTAGGCATCAGAGCACTGCTTGTCGGTGAGGACGGGAGCCTTCAGGCACTGCAGCTCGTCTGGGTAGTTAGCTGCAAAGAAATAGGGAGAGATGATTGCTGGTATTGCTGAGTCCTTTTCAGAGCTTGGAGAAGATCTTagcagaaaagcaaatgctGGACACCCTGTTCTAGCAGCCATCCTGCTTCCTGTCCACAGTAAGCACAGCATGGGTCCCTTCTGTAGAGATGGAACAAATTCTACCCATGGGCCCACCATTCTACACTGCAGCCACCTTAACTTTTCTGGTACCTGGAAGTTCATCAGTTGGCAAAGGTGGGGCCACTCTTGTGATACATGCACTGGAAGAAACCTGAGCCTCAGGAAAACCATCTTCTCCTCTGGTGCAGGTTCAATGGAATAGACACCACTGGCCATGCACATCTCTGACAATGGGTGTGAGAGAACAGAGATCTCTGGTAGGAATTCAAGTTCCAGAGTCCCAGACTTCACCCTTATTCTCAGAGAACTGACAACTCTGTTGACATTAACTGTGCAGTTCCTACACTGACGCATCACTCCAAAAAGCTGTCCCACAGCACTTCCCTGTGTTTTAGCCTGTCCTGTTGGGGGTTAATGGCCAGGTCCTAGAGACTGTCCTGGGCCCCCAAGGGTCTGTAGGCTCCCCCAGAGTActcacagccactgctgagaGTGTTGCCCCAGCCGGAGATCAGGCAGGTGGTGCCGGCGGCCACGCAGCTGGTAGGCAGAGGAATGGTCTGGATAGCTTTGCTGAGCGTGGCTGGGGTGGCCAGCTTGATGAGCATGATGTCGTTGTCCAGGGTGTAGGAGCTGTAGCCAGAGTGGCGGATGACTTTAGCAGAGTTGATAAACTGCTGTGTGGATTCAGTGAGCCCCAGGTTGTGTTTCCCGAGCTGCACTTGGATGCGACTGGAAAACAGAAGGCGCAGCATGTCCTTTACTGCCAGGGGCAGGTTGAGAGAAACCTCCCTGTCACTGAGTGCACTTGCTCCAACACCACTGCCACAGAAGCCTTCTGGGGCAGAGCATCTTTCTTGtcctgcagggagccctgggaatCCACACTGAGATTTTA
This window contains:
- the LOC132087582 gene encoding trypsin-like, whose amino-acid sequence is MKEGGRRHWKKRKGRLWKKTVKQEEEEAVKVKKDETTEEAVEDNAGGMEKGSLQVRGFRQAVTGQITGHITLGQLLTHGTSCPPVAFPTFAEDDDDKIVGGYTCAQNSVPYQVSLNSGYHFCGGSLISNQWVVSAAHCYKSRIQVQLGKHNLGLTESTQQFINSAKVIRHSGYSSYTLDNDIMLIKLATPATLSKAIQTIPLPTSCVAAGTTCLISGWGNTLSSGSNYPDELQCLKAPVLTDKQCSDAYPGQITKNMMCVGYLEGGKDSCQGDSGGPVVCNGQLQGIVSWGYGCAQRGLPGVYTKVCNYVSWIQSTIASN